One stretch of Camelus bactrianus isolate YW-2024 breed Bactrian camel chromosome 19, ASM4877302v1, whole genome shotgun sequence DNA includes these proteins:
- the LOC141574112 gene encoding trafficking protein particle complex subunit 9-like, which yields MGIISEDNFFCIYKRISLVSQISPCGSQWALCIHYWHHYAFENGWSDFQTHRTVVGLVTITDCLSAKAFEKLHVQRSCMAPRLMNLSSLSLCCMGRWPSSTAPTWPSNYEDCRVVEKRIEDFTESLLILLKSKWLDGTPTSLGKRSPSSALCLRRRTSWDWTQTAEEPAGIVIETT from the coding sequence gatcatttcagaggacaatttcttttgcatctataaacgaatctccttggtgagccagatcagcccgtgcggctcccagtgggcactctgtatccactactggcaccactatgcgttcgagaatgggtggagtgacttccagacccaccgcacggtcgtgggccttgtcaccattactgactgcctctcggccaaggccttcgagaagctccacgtgcagaggagctgtatggcaccacgcttaatgaatctcagctctttgtctttgtgctgcatggggaggtggccgagcagcaccgcaccaacgtggccttcaaactacgaggactgcagggtggtggagaagaggatcgaggacttcactgagtcactcttaatcttgctcaagtccaagtggctggatgggaccccaacaagtctggggaaaagatccccctcctctgcactttgtttgagaaggaggacttcatgggactggacacagacagcag